The Eleginops maclovinus isolate JMC-PN-2008 ecotype Puerto Natales chromosome 18, JC_Emac_rtc_rv5, whole genome shotgun sequence genome segment taaatctttatctctacatgcatgttagcatgtcagtgtctgttgaactcCAACACTGAGAAAAATtgcagtagtttatagaatataacaaaaaaatcattGAAGTTAAAgacataactataaataataaaactagagaaagtgataatgctgaagtggtctcctGGGctttatgtgcaatgccttgttgtATTTGCCGCTGCaatgaaaaaatgtccaaatacatcttatcttatcctgTACGTGTCGACATGTCATTGCTCCTTATTTCTGCCTGTGTGATGGACACTGGTCATCTCCAATCTAATCCCTGCGGATGTTTTCTCTCTGTCCGGCTTTCCCCCAGGTGGTGATCAGGACAACTCTGACAACAACACCATTTTTGTCCAGGGACTGTCAGAAGACGCCACAGTTCAGGAAGTCGGTGACTACTTCAAGCAAATTGGAATCATCAAGGTATTGAAATAAGTCTCATCGAAATCTGGAAGAAATCTGGAGAGGAATTCTTACATGGGCTTGAGACTCCTGTGCtcctttctgtatttttagttgAATAAGAAGACCGGCCTGCTTATGATCAACATCTACACGGATAAAGCCACCGGTCGGCCAAAGGGAGAATGTACCGTGTCCTTTGATGACCCCCCCTCTGCCAAAGCTGCTATTGACTGGTTTGACGGTAAGGCCGCTGTTGTGACTTCACATCTTTCAGTAAATCCTGCTCAGCACCAGGATCCTTCTCACTGATGTTTCATCTTTTCATCACAGGCAAGGAGTTCAACGGCAAACCTATCAAAGTATCGTTTGCCACCCGCCGAGCCGAGttcacacagagaggaggaggagcaggaggcggaggaggaagaggaggcggagggcgtggaggtgggggtgggggtgtgtcAAATATATCTATTTTTGAAAAGTGCTATTATGAATATCGCTGCCCCTGAACGTGTTGACCAATGGCTTGCTGCTTTCAGGTTTCAGAGGccgtggtggaggaggaggaggcggaccTAACTTTGACATTAAGGGAGGAGACTGGCCCTGTCCCAACAGGTTTGTTGGCTTCTGATgcaaatatttcaaacatgttgaaGGAGGCTCATTACCCCATGGTTAGGATGgtgatgcattttaaattgtggtttttttgttgtgttgattGTAGTAGATGAGTGTTTTTGGGGCAAGGTAAAGTGTCTCAGAAGTATGTAGCTATAGACGCTGTTGATCACCAtgaagttaaaatgttttatttaggaATTAACCCGAcctggtccagcagtggctgtAGGGTCAgaaggggcttggactgggaatcgtagggtcgccggttcaagtccccgaacagacttgaaaatatggaaggtggactgttacttggagaggtcccagttcacctcctaggccctgctgtggtgtccttgagcaaggcaccggacacctccaatccctcCTCCCCATTGatccccgggcactgcacaatagctgcccactgctcctagtactaagatgggttaaatgcagaggacaaatttcactgtgtgtgctctgctgtgtgcatgtatgtgacaaataaagagggtttcatcctccgagtCTATCTTCTATCTACCTCTTTCATTTCCAATTTCACCAGAaccaaaatgttgtttaatttaagCCGTAACTAAAATTCTAACAgtactgtttaaaatgtgaatttaacCAGTGTTGGTTTAGACTCCTCAAttgctgttattgttattgCTCCAAAGTAAAATTATGCTATTACATTCTGACATAAGTGTGTTAACGTTAGACCTAGGCTGAACAGCTTTGTTCAAGTGCAATAAATTATTTACATCATGTTCTTGATGTTTAATTAAACCAGACTGCATATAAAATATGCAGTCTCCTGAAATGTCTGGTCTGTTCTAAggatctgttttttatttgtggagCAAAATCTAAAACGCTTCTTTTTATGTCCTCAGCTCTTGTGGCAACATGAATTTTGCCCGGCGGCAAGAGTGTAACAAGTGTGGTGCTCCCAAACCCGGAGATGCAGGATTCGGTGGAGGTGAGGCCTTCAGACTTGATTTCAATGCTTTTTGTTCTCCAGCTTTCCTACCATCTGTTCATATTCCTGAAAGCATCCCCTCGTTTCTCTGGAATACTCACTGTGGCTGTGTTTCAGACcgtggaggcagaggaggttATGGCGGAGACCGAGGTGGTGGCTTCAGGGGTCGTGGAGGAGGTTTCCGTGGCGGAGACCGCGGGGGAGACCGTGGAGGCGACCGTGGAGGCTACGGAGGAGGTGGCGGAGGATACGGAGGGGGTTACAAGATGGGAGGAAGGTGGGTTGACTCCAATTAGTTTTTGGCATTGTGTACATCTTCTGAGCAGGTTGATCTCAAAGGATGCTCGTATGATCTGTGGGCCTCTGCTGATGTCATCTGGGTATATGAGCAGTAAAGGGCGCAAGCTGTCTGAAGCTGCACATGACTGTAGCTTGGTTTAAATGCTCTATCGATCTGTAGGGAAGACTTTCCGGGAATCATGTGGTAATTGAATCATTGACCAAAGAATCGCCACTGCCTTTTAAAATTCAAGAGGTCCTTTACATTTCATCTTTTCCTCTGTGGAGGAACAGTGTTAAAAGATGGCGCATTCAAACGGTTTTATATATTGTTACTCAGAGTATAACTATTCTTGCCACTTACCCTCTTATTGTAAAAAAACTACTGATACTTTAAATTGTGTCTTTAGACTCACCAAGGTTCTTACAGAGCCCTCTTTTTTTACTCCCTGCTACTTAATTTGTCTACAGTCTAAATATTCCACGACATCCttcaccttgtttttttttttgtccttttgagGGTCATTGGTATTTGCAAATGTTGCTATATTGCTGCTCGCTGAAGGTGAAGTGCTGTTGCCGACTTATTCTTTTTTCACAGAAAGGAAATGATGTTATCCACTTACAGATTTTAAAAGGGGAAGGTGAATGAGGGGAAATGGACACTATTTCACTCTAATCCCTGTCTGTCTATAATGGCGGTCAATTCAATGAGAGGTGGATGTTgtttagagaaaaataaaagttcaGCTGGTAACACATCTTTCTGTCCCTTGCAGAGGCGAGCGTAGAGACGACAGAAGAGAGCGGCCATACTAAGTGTTGAGCAGATGGAAACCACTCCAGCCCTTGAGTTCGCCATGGAGGGAGGGTTTAGTTTGGGAGAAAAAGGAGCGTAAATCAGAACGTCTGATCCcggtttcctttcctttttcgCAACCACACTATCCCAACTTTTACTGCTCATCTGAGCGCGGGACGGAGATGTTGATCTACTGTAAAGGGACTTTGGGGCGGATTGGCACTGTTGGCATgtggtcaaatgtttttttgttttttttccccctctgcttttttttgttttttttccttgtacATCTTTTTAATTTCCTCTCAGATTCTAGCCGCAGGTGTTTTGGTGAGGTAGACTTCGTACCATGTTTTGTATGAActgattaaatgttttacttgggttctttttttttttctcaaatattaaaaactgtGATCTTTTCCCTGTGCTTTGTGTGAGTTTGTACCGTTCATTTGCAATATTACAGAATATTGTATGCAGCcttgtatataaaaaaaactgtgtctTTAAAGTTGAACTAGTTAAAGAAGTAACGGCTGCCATGATCTTTGGCATTTGGCCCTTTAGCTGCCTACTGGCGGGCAGAGAGGGGCGGTGCCGGCCCGCCCCCTGTGACTACCGGTGGGTGAGGAGGCTCCGTCACTCCTCGCAGGGATGGAGGTGTTAGGCGAGCAGCAGCATGCTCTCACTTACTGACAGCGGGGAAAACCAACAATGAGAGAAATATTTGGAGCTCGACAGAATTGCGCCATGCGCCGAGCGGGGTGTTGGTAGTGTGGCTGTCCCGCGATGAGCCGCCGACCTCCGGACCGGGACATGAGGGCAGCCTGGATCCTGACCGTGAGCCTCATCACCGCGCAGACTGCCGGAGGATCCCCGCTGTTGTCCGACCCGGGGGTACGGCTTTCTTTAGACCAGTAGTGTTTGATAGATCTGGGAAGATTTAAAGGTGTTTAAAATCCACAACAGGCAAAATATTAACCGCATGATGAACAGCAAAATATTAAGTCTCGCATTGGGTATATGTAGCATTTTGTTAAGTTGTTAAATTGATATTTTTGTAGTAGTTGATGCCTATAATACTGCTGGGTGGTTCCATTTTCTGCATaacattgtattttcttatgTTGCATACTATaacataaaattaaaacaaatctccaTCTGCAAAGTAATGAAAGTCGTCAGATAGTTGTCCACCACAACTCTATCTGACGACTTTCATTACTTTGCAGATGGAGATTTTTTACAGAAGTATAACAGAAGTACCTGTAGTGTACCCAGCTACCTCTCCCTGCAGTAATGCTGCTGTTAACCACAAACACTTTGGGATTTTGCCCATCAACAAACCCTTGATGATTTATGACTTactaatataataaaacatataaacagTCGTTTGGTTTTGaccaaaacaatatatattgtCATGCTTGGTAGCCTATCTGTAATTTGTGATGAAGGTATTCTAacttttgtaatgctttttattaatttttttatttcaacacattttggaTTGATTTTGTTGGAACTTGACATCAAACATAAGCCAGGcctttgtgaaaaaacacattacacatttcTTCAACTTTGAATGCCTTAAAACCGTTAAATGCAACTCAATATTTATCCAATTAAAGTAGTCAATAATCAATTTTGACTATAAAATAACTAACAATATCTACATGTTTTTCTATACAGCAGGCTGGTATTAAAACGTGgataaaaaatgtgaagttaATCCTCAATTTAATAAAAGGGTAAATTCAGGGTTTACgtgcctttaaaaaaatgacaagtcGGTTCAGAATATTATAAGTCATAGTGAACCTCGTAGGTAAAAGTTCAATTTAACCAAATCAGTCTCAGTGCTTTGTGTTTCGCTTACTGCCTGCAATAACAGTTATTCTGACCATTTCACCCACTCACTTGTCTGCATAGTATCATACAAGGAGACCGAGCCCAATACAACTATTTGTGTCTCAGGGTGTTTTGGGATTTTACAATATAATTGCCTCCCTGTGGTTTGGAATCCACTTGTTTCATTTGACATCTGTCTTTCCTGTCCATCTATAAGCTGCAGGAGCATATACACATACATGTGTTTCCACAACTGTACCCTTGTTCTTACATTTAAAGCCTGCTGgcatttttgtgtctttaattGGACAAAGGGAAATTTCAGTTGCACATTCCTGTTGGCAAAAGCAAATCCATCATCGCCTCAATTTTAATTTCCATGCCCCATTCACCAGATCTGTAATCATAGATGCTTCTGCTGTTGTCTGAACACGAAACCTACATCCACATGAGAGATTGTAATATATTTCATGTGGATGTAATGGCTAATCTTGTGGTTTAAGATTAGCCATTAACATGGTTAATCTTAAACCACAACGCAACGTATCCAGTTGACTCCTCTTTTGGTAGTGTATTTTATAGCCATTGAAATATTCTCAGATGTTTGCATTGAATTCTTGAGACATAATGACTATACATTTTCAGGGACACCCCAGGGGTTTCTCCCTCTTACGGGTGGTCCATATCTATACACCTCCTTGGCAACCTACAGCAGCTATAGTACAAGTGGAAAATTATGTTTAcagttttatgatttattattttcgCTCGTGGGAAGGTATGTGTCTCTGGGGATTTACCAGAGAGGTTTTACCAGAATCAAAGTGTTCCTGTGAGATTATCGCATTTTTAGAGAGGGCCACACCAATGAAAATCGTGTTGAGTTTAGAGTTTTATTAACACATTCTACATCAATTGCAGGTTTTTCTTGAAAAGTACGGCTACCTCCGTCCGGACCACCATATCCACAATGCAGTAGAGATGCAGTCAGCTGTCAGGTTGGTGGTAAATCCACGTCTCTATTCTTCCTAATTTTTGTTGTCAGAAACATGTAGTAAGAATTTGTTCCAGTATCAATGTAGGCATTTTAGAACAAAATGTCAgatactgtatttttttctacattATCAAAGTAATCAGGGGGAAGGGTTAGCTTGGTGTAGGACAAGCCCCCGGGCTGAATGTCAGTGCAGGGCAGTAAACACGCCCTCACCTCTGCACCGGGAAACCTCTTGAACCCTCTCTGAATCACCCAGACATTTCTACAACTGTTACACTGACTGTACTACAATCCAAACTGATGGAAAAGCTTAAAATCTTGGGTTGAACTTTTTTTATATCCCCATTAGCTAATGTATTGCTACAGTAGCTAATCTTCCTGGGGTccctatttgtattttgaagaACACTTCAATAACAGACAATACACAGGATAACCTGTGTCGTCATAACAGTCATGGtcttcattacattacataacacAAGCATTgggaaacacaacaaacaacaacaacaacaacaacccaaaGCGTATCAAACACACAATAGCTCTCTATAATAATGAATCTCTTACATCAGTGAGAAAATATCCCTGCTAAAatctcatctgtctgtctgagttTTCTATGATTTATTCCCTCTAATGTAAATAAGATATCCTGTTCCTCATGTGATGAGCTTCTAAATGTTATAGCTTGTCTCAAACATTGAAATGAGAAGTGTTGTAAATGTTTAGCTTGATGAACTGCCTGAGCAACTGTCTCAATCTGTGAAAATGCTCATACAGCTTTAAGGCccattaaataaatgacattatacattttttacagcattttGAGGAGTGTGTAAAACTTGATTATCATgcaaacaccccccccccccctgcagtgAGTTCCAGTGGTTGTCCCGGCTTCCTGTCACAGGCGAGCTGGACGTCGCCACCCTGAGGCAGATGGCGGAGCCCCGCTGTGGCGTGTCGGATGAGGGCAGCCAGAAGATCTGGGCGCAGAGAGTAAACGCCGTCTTCACTGGAAAGCGTGCCGCCATCAGAGGACCACAGCGCCGCAGGAGGAGCTCTGCTGGTCAAGGTACTGTGTGTACAGTGTACATGTGTGAGTCACCATGTGTACATGTTCATTTTTGAGTATATTTATGAGAAAGcatgtatgtttatttgtagTGAAGACATAATTGAACACTAGCAAGCTGTGATTATCTAAAGGGTTGCAGTATTCAAGGTGGAGGTTTTCATGAAGGGAACAAACAGGATTTGAACTCAATAGGTACTTGCTCCGACTGTATttcataaaaatgaacaaatccTCCATTTTACAGTTGAACTTCAACCTTTTATATAACCTTCATTGAAGAACAACCAAAAATCCTTTTCTGGGACCTTCCTCCAAAAAAGAGTTCCTTCAGGTAGAGATTGTCCGTCAATCACAAGGTTGGTGGTTCGATCCCGTGCCCCTGTGGTCAACTTACCCATGTGACTTGGGCAATGTACTGAACCCCAAATTCCACCAATGAtgtataggtgtgtgtgcatgttaacaCTCGTTATAAGCAGGTGACCTCTTGTATGGTCAtcctgtatgaatgtgtgtgtgaatgggtaaGTGCTGACTTGTTTTGTAAAAGGTCTTTGAGTGGTTGCAAAGACTAGAACAGTAGATAAATGCACTTATCGATTCACCATCTTCACTTTCCAAGGTTTTTCAGCCCCTGCATTGTTCATACTGTTGTGTGCCTTGGTGCCGTGTGCAGCTGCTGTTGGTGGGACCTGGAGGATAATGACTGCTGAATGTTACCAgttaaatttaattaaatatcataAGCACAACATGACGTAATAACTATAGCTGGAAGTAGAATTGGATAAAAAGTGTGAGTTTATCTTTTAATCATAAAAATGTCCATAATTCTTGAGCTTTACTTCCCTTTGGTATATTTCATGGACCTTTCCTGTATGTGGAACTATTGTGTGGATGTTTTGGAGTGGCCATAAAGACAACGGTTACCTGGGAGGGTCCCCCTGCGTAAACTAAAGCACTAAATGGAGCTGAGGGGCGTAATTAAAGCTGGTGGAGCGTCTGATGTTGTCCTGGATGATTCCTGCTTTTAGCTGCAATTACACAACTCCATAAGTCCATTATCTCATACGTCATCTTTACTGGGGGAAAAACCtgcacaacaaaacatttttaggaGCTCCTCTGTAGGATGAGAAAGTTTGAAGGTCCCTTTAGTCAGAAACAACACTTCCACTGAATAGTTTTTTCTCAGTTGTTGAAATGATTTGGGCTTCTCTATGAACATGCtgcttcagttccagttgtCTTTGAGCCCTTGGGTTTAAGCAATCTCCACTATTATTCCAAGATGTGTCCCCAAAAGTAATGCTGTAGGGATTGTGTTGTTAGATTCTCTCCCTAACATCCCTTTAAAGAATAATTGAGGCTCTTGTTTGAGATTATCCTTCTTTTCCACTTTAAACACAGTAATAAAGAAACCTTTGGTGATCAATCACTGCAATCTCAACTGTCTAAAGGCTGTAGGATTTGAAGTGTTTAACGGTAGTTAGGAGTGCAGCTGGACACTGCAAGTTTTTTTACAAAATCCATGAGGTAATTAAGATCCTCCCTCCTATGTAACATTTCTCTGCTCTTATGTAAACATGTGTAGGAACAATCGAATGGAACTGGGGCCAAAACTTTTAATTATAACTTATCTTTTTGAGCTATATGTGTTTCATTTCCCCAGGGGGTTAATTTGGGTGGATGAAGCTAcccaatatataatataatatacccTATATTACTTAAGAAATCTGTGGAATTGATGATTTTAAGCTATATCATAAATAACTGTAGAACTCAATGAATTTTAAGTTAAGTACACAGCCCTAAgagtaaatcatttttatttgtaatggatCTGGATCCACTTCCACCATGTTTTTGACTAATAGGCTGCATGCAAATACTTGCAAGTTGTAACCTATTTTTGTTCTTATTGTTTCTCTCTGGTGCTGTCATTCCTCACAGTCATTTGTGaatgcacagcagcagcagcagcctggtgCCAACAGTAGGAGGTttccccctccttctctctgtccttgtgCCTCCAGCCTCATGATGTGTGAAGCCCTTGCATTCCTTCCTGTCACTGACGAGGTTGGCTAATGTTCAGGGAATGCAGTGGTGGCTGATGTTTGCCGCTGCCTCTTCTTGTTAGTACCTGACATGTTCCTTCTGGTTAACACATCCATAACGGACTGCCTGGATTATGTTGTTTGCCATCGTTCCTCAACGAGTAAATATTGAGTGGCAGTTTGGATGGATTACAGCCTGTCCttgattgataaaaaaaaccctgttatTATTTTAGTCCCAGACGTGACTCATTTGACAGGTGGTCGTATTATTACACAAAGAGTTAAGTGGCAGATACTTTTACACCCTGAGGTCAAACCTCTTTCGGATCTGGCTTCACATATCCACTGATGTAGTTCAGCAATGTAACGACTAAATTGTGTGTATAGTGCGCCTGTGCATCATCATGTCCTTATACTCACACATTAGTTTGCTTTGTCCCAGTGGCAGGAGATGCTTTTCTTTGAAAGGATCCTTAGCCTACTGGAGAGTCTATGTTTGGATAGAGTATTTGGTTATAGAGATTTAAATTGGTTTGGtaattacttttaatttcttATCTAAGCCTTGTTTTTAACCATGAAATAAACCATGGCTTGAATAATGTCCATGTTGGTTTGTCCACCACTGTATCTCAACACCTACTGGGTGGTTTGCCAAGAAATGTCCTACAGTATGTTTATGGGCTATTTAGCAAGTGTAAGCATGCTAATGAGCTAAACTTAGGTTGTGAATGAGGTAAATTCTATACCTTTTCTATCCTCGcttaggaaaaagaaaaaatcttaACTTCAAACCtctttttgggggggaaaaatggaagaaatacACAAGAAACCTCAGAAAGATCCACTGAGGAGAGATCCCGCTTCCAGGAGAGAAAGATGTCCAATAGATGTTTTGTTTACTGGACAAACAACCATAATAAAACGGCAATACCGACAATAAATATGACAAAATGTTACATATAATGTGAACAGAACAAGGATCTCAGAAAATGCAAAGCAGCTGAAGGATGCTGTGGTAAGCTCCCCATACAAGGTCTCACAGAGCTGCTCGCATTAAGGCTCTTGTTGTTTCTGGATCAGTAGTATTGATATTTGAATGTAGTTTACCAGTCTTTCATcactttaattgaatgctaaGGTCTCGGAGCTTGTTCTTGACAGCTTACTCTGGCGGCTAAACCGAGACTGCGGTTTAGTTAACATGCACATTGCGCAGTCAGGTGTGCTGCCTGTTTATCCGCTCTCAGCTGTGCTGTGATGTGATTTGGTTTTGTGTGAACATGGCTGTCTCTGAGCTTCCTGGAAACTGAAAACCAACCTTGACTTGTGGTGGGATCTGATGGTCATTCCAACTGATATTTAGAGAGCTGAAATTCCACCTCCCTAGTCCAAGATAAACACCAGAAGTGTGATGTTGTACGCCTATTTTTCAAAGGTGTGCAGTGTGCACTTATGGGTCTTTGCCCTGTCCTGTAAACCTCTCTTTTAATAAACATCAGTTACTAAAATGTACACAATTCAGAAAACATGAATCTCAAGGCTTTGCTCACTAGTGCTGAAACAATTGCCTGAAAagtcttttacatttttatatttatttataattttaagGACTTTTTTGGGgctgttttgcatttattataatacattattacAACATAGCCTGAAGGATGGCAAAGTCAGTGATCGGCTTACAACTTAGGTCTGACTGAAATGTAACTTATATTTTGCCTTAATGGACATTCATGGTCCTTGGATGTTAATCCTTTTATATGTGAGTGACTTATCCTGACTTCTTCTTGAGCAACACTGATGTGGATTTTCTGTGAATTTAATGAGTTGGATATTTTCCCATTGACTTTCCCATGGAATTTgttacacacattcatgttcccCTAAGGAtacattgataaaaaaaataatattgtattcGTCCAATAATTTTGTCTGTTCTGTCCAGAACAGCCTCAAAGTTGACACCAGTAACAAACAAAATCTTTCTGCCCCTCCACAAACAATAACGTTTGCTATCAGATGATCTCAGTCACTTCCTTATGTCTGTGATAATCGGCCCTCCCTACACTGTTGCTATAGAGGGCATCATGATAATTGCTTCCATAAGGGAAGTTGGGGAATGTCTTGTGTATCTGACTTCCTGACTTCTCTGCCGTCCTTGGGGACCCCTTACTCTGCGGCGGTCTGGGCCCCTGAGCTCTGCTGAGAGTACCGATTTGCACACATCATGTTGCAAGACGCCTAATGCGTTACGTTAATCTGGGAGTGGAACAGTGTTGGGAAAGTAGGGGAGTGTGTTCAAGTTTGGGTTGGATTCCTTCCTACTTGTAtcttttttattcctttaatgGAAAGACTTCTGTTCGAGGTCCTGCTGCTCTCACTTTTACTATGTAATATTTCTGTGAAGCGTTGCAACATAAATGCTCAGGATCAAGTTTACACAAATCTCATGTTCACCCCGAGATCGGTATTTAGTCACGGCTGAAGCACACattctgtttatgtgtttacacAAACAGCAACGCACACTGATGTTTTGCCAGACGCATGTCGAAATGGCTCcagatattttctttcttcaggGTGTGACTGAGGTCTCATGGCAGTTCAGAGTATGCAGTgcaaaaccacttttttttatcactctcttttttctcttttctataTATTATCTAACTTTGCACAAACTGgatcaaaaaaacaaatactcaaaCCTGACTGCGTCTGTGTGTGATGCAATGCAGGCGAATGTGCAGACCTCCCACTCGCATTTTGTCTTCACATAGGCCAAACATACGTCGACCgtatctttaaatatttggacatctctaagtgtgCCTGATCTATGGCGACACTCTCTAGTTAAGCCTCAAATGTGAAAGTATGTGTACATTTATAAATCCTTCGTGGCTACTgccatttgatttgatttcgTACTTTCTGTTTCACACTCCCAAGCCCCTCAAGTACCCAGGTAGTCCATCTATGTTTGTCTGATGGTCTTACTCAAAACCTTGAGCCTGATATAAACAATGTGTAAACGGAAAATGTTTTCTATCTTAAAATCAAAAGATAAATGCAGTCTAATTTTCCTTAATGGAACAATGTGAATGGTTATTGGTTTGCATTTCACCgtaaatatttgattgattttcttAGTAGTTTAAAAGAACTACTCCTCCTGCCAATTAAGATTATTAAGCAATCTTTAATCAATATGAATAATTACAGAACCACATTATTTGAAAATGGTATATATGATTATTACAGCCAACTCTACTTCttgtctgaaatgtgtttatcaacTCTTTCACCACTGCAGTCTAAGACTCCAGCCTCTCCAGCTGCTCTCCCTAAAGGTTCATATTATCTGATGACTGTTTCCTGCGAGGCGACCTCTGCCTGACTGTGTGCTGCATGGTGGggggcttgtgtgtgtttgctgttatGTTTGCTTTGTCTCTAGATTTCTAGGTTAAGTAATCCTACGTATATACAAAGTTACAAATGTGATATTCTGAAGTTTGCGACACGTGTAATTATTACTAAGCTGGCCATCCACAGACACATGTAAAGGTCAATTGTTTATTCGAGCGTGTACACAGAGTGCTTGTTAGTTTACCCAGCTGTGATCTGATGTGGTTAATATGCTATCATTTTGGATTTAGAGAGGCTCTGCTACaaaacagaacatcacagcTGAACATGGGATGTCATCCAAATGAATAATACAGAGATGCATGATTTAAATGCAAAGCTAATCCAGtgtgtaataataatatgaattgTTTATGAAACCTTTTCCAGAACTAGCGTATATGTCAATATTAAAACCAGTAAAACATACCAGGCAGGAAATCAgcaatgcaaacaaaaaggGGAC includes the following:
- the taf15 gene encoding TATA-binding protein-associated factor 2N isoform X3 produces the protein MATDSGYGGSQSYGSYGGQQSGQPSDPQGYGQGNGSGSYSGQSYPGYGQQGAAATQGGYGQPAQEQSFDAYGQDSSGYGNKSSSYGQQSSYGSQPPGGDSYGQSSYGGQSRGAAAAGGGGGGGAAAAPGGGSSYGRWSEGEGGGQGSRFGRDQGDRADGEGSYRGRGGGGSGGGYDRGSGYDRSGGYDRGSGYDRGGRGGPPGMGGGDRGGYKNYGGSRDFDSRDEHGGDQDNSDNNTIFVQGLSEDATVQEVGDYFKQIGIIKLNKKTGLLMINIYTDKATGRPKGECTVSFDDPPSAKAAIDWFDGKEFNGKPIKVSFATRRAEFTQRGGGAGGGGGRGGGGRGGGGGGFRGRGGGGGGGPNFDIKGGDWPCPNSSCGNMNFARRQECNKCGAPKPGDAGFGGDRGGRGGYGGDRGGGFRGRGGGFRGGDRGGDRGGDRGGYGGGGGGYGGGYKMGGRGERRDDRRERPY
- the taf15 gene encoding TATA-binding protein-associated factor 2N isoform X5, yielding MATDSGYGGSQSYGSYGGQQSGQGYGQGNGSGSYSGQSYPGYGQQGAAATQGGYGQPAQEQSFDAYGQDSSGYGNKSSSYGQQSSYGSQPPGGDSYGQSSYGGQSRGAAAAGGGGGGGAAAAPGGGSSYGRWSEGEGGGQGSRFGRDQGDRADGEGSYRGRGGGGSGGGYDRGSGYDRSGGYDRGSGYDRGGRGGPPGMGGGDRGGYKNYGGSRDFDSRDEHGGDQDNSDNNTIFVQGLSEDATVQEVGDYFKQIGIIKLNKKTGLLMINIYTDKATGRPKGECTVSFDDPPSAKAAIDWFDGKEFNGKPIKVSFATRRAEFTQRGGGAGGGGGRGGGGRGGGGGGFRGRGGGGGGGPNFDIKGGDWPCPNSSCGNMNFARRQECNKCGAPKPGDAGFGGDRGGRGGYGGDRGGGFRGRGGGFRGGDRGGDRGGDRGGYGGGGGGYGGGYKMGGRGERRDDRRERPY
- the taf15 gene encoding TATA-binding protein-associated factor 2N isoform X10, translating into MATDSGYGGSQSYGSYGGQQSGQGYGQGNGSGSYSGQSYPGYGQQGAAATQGGYGQPAQEQSFDAYGQDSSGYGNKSSSYGQQSSYGSQPPGGDSYGQSSYGGQSRGAAAAGGGGGGGAAAAPGGGSSYGRWSEGEGGGQGSRFGRDQGDRADGEGSYRGRGGGGSGGGYDRGSGYDRSGGYDRGSGYDRGGRGGPPGMGGGDRGGYKNYGGSRDFDSRDEHGGDQDNSDNNTIFVQGLSEDATVQEVGDYFKQIGIIKLNKKTGLLMINIYTDKATGRPKGECTVSFDDPPSAKAAIDWFDGKEFNGKPIKVSFATRRAEFTQRGGGAGGGGGRGGGGRGGFRGRGGGGGGGPNFDIKGGDWPCPNSSCGNMNFARRQECNKCGAPKPGDAGFGGDRGGRGGYGGDRGGGFRGRGGGFRGGDRGGDRGGDRGGYGGGGGGYGGGYKMGGRGERRDDRRERPY
- the taf15 gene encoding TATA-binding protein-associated factor 2N isoform X4, whose product is MATDSGYGGSQSYGSYGGQQSGQGYGQGNGSGSYSGQSYPGYGQQGAAATQELSSTGGYGQPAQEQSFDAYGQDSSGYGNKSSSYGQQSSYGSQPPGGDSYGQSSYGGQSRGAAAAGGGGGGGAAAAPGGGSSYGRWSEGEGGGQGSRFGRDQGDRADGEGSYRGRGGGGSGGGYDRGSGYDRSGGYDRGSGYDRGGRGGPPGMGGGDRGGYKNYGGSRDFDSRDEHGGDQDNSDNNTIFVQGLSEDATVQEVGDYFKQIGIIKLNKKTGLLMINIYTDKATGRPKGECTVSFDDPPSAKAAIDWFDGKEFNGKPIKVSFATRRAEFTQRGGGAGGGGGRGGGGRGGGGGGFRGRGGGGGGGPNFDIKGGDWPCPNSSCGNMNFARRQECNKCGAPKPGDAGFGGDRGGRGGYGGDRGGGFRGRGGGFRGGDRGGDRGGDRGGYGGGGGGYGGGYKMGGRGERRDDRRERPY
- the taf15 gene encoding TATA-binding protein-associated factor 2N isoform X8: MGHTAVNRVDRVMDKVMAVALTADRVTLAMDSKALLQHKNCPRQEAMANLLRNRALMRTDKIPLGMATNRRLTGSKAPMVASLQVETAMDRVPTEARAEEPQQLGVEEEEEQQQHQEAAAAMADGAKVKEGVRVRGLDVTRETVQMVKGATEVVVAVAVVGATTAAVATTAVVATTVVVDMTVAEEEDLLVWGSRDFDSRDEHGGDQDNSDNNTIFVQGLSEDATVQEVGDYFKQIGIIKLNKKTGLLMINIYTDKATGRPKGECTVSFDDPPSAKAAIDWFDGKEFNGKPIKVSFATRRAEFTQRGGGAGGGGGRGGGGRGGGGGGFRGRGGGGGGGPNFDIKGGDWPCPNSSCGNMNFARRQECNKCGAPKPGDAGFGGDRGGRGGYGGDRGGGFRGRGGGFRGGDRGGDRGGDRGGYGGGGGGYGGGYKMGGRGERRDDRRERPY